From Poecilia reticulata strain Guanapo linkage group LG3, Guppy_female_1.0+MT, whole genome shotgun sequence:
AACACAGTCAGTAAGACTCCAACTACTAACAAGGTTGCATCAAGACCTCCTGTTAGAGAGGACATAGTATTTATGgagttgtttttgtgaaagGATTCTTGGCATCACTCTGGGTCAAAGTGACCCGTACCCCTCTCTTCCCTGTGTGTGAAGTCAGAACTGGACACTGTCCATGACTCGGAAACAATgctgtttggacagataagaacaaaatgaaaatggagcAGATGTTGATGTCAAGAGGTCCCAAATAATTTCTAGGAAGTCCCAATACACACCCACAATAAATGATGCCAAGAAGCCGTACGTAAATCAAGGGTCTTCTTTCCAACTCACACCAGCAGAGATGAGACTCTATAAAAACTGTGATGTTAGGAATAGAAGGGggagattttttaattttgtattgaCGTACATTGAGAAGATGTACTGCCGGTAATAAATCTTTGCCTGTCTTCGGCCTAAGCAGCGAGGAATTGAGTCCTACGTGCGTTATTTCTTTTACTCGTATATTTCAGAGTTAGCCACCTTTCTAATCTCCAACACGCCAAGCCTCCGTTCATGGTGAGCCTTTCCTGGAAACCAGCTTTTAAGAAGGTTCATAAGTTTTTACTAAAAATTGCAGAAGTTGGGGACAGAGGAGGAAGTCTTGGTTTGTGACTCAGAGGAATAAAAGTCGGCGTGATGTTCTTccttcagtttcattttctctcccATCACAACCTGCAGTCAGGTTAAGGAAATCACTATTTGCTCTGAAGGAGAAGGAATGTAGGCAAGCTGTTCACAGTGAAGTCTCTCGCAGCAGTACTGAAGATGTTCCTGCTACTTTTATTCCTCGCATTTATCTCAGGTGAGTTAGTCGGGTAATGTCTgcaaaggagaaataaaaatgtacttctTTCCTAGCCAGATGTTGGATGTGTTTTCCTCGAGCACTACTTCCACATTCACACGATTCaaagttttctgttcttttttttttttttttgcaccacgATCATGTGGAAATGTATTAAAGTTATGaattaaattatgaagtaaaatttaGCTTAAGAATTTTAACTCGtaatacagaataaaaacgCTCCTGTGAAAGTAGCTGTATGAATTCAGCAAGAATAAACCTTATTAAGGAAACGACCCAAACACTCAAAACCGCTCTGAGCCTTACTTAAGTGGGTGAGAGAGGGGAGAGTTTACATAGAAAAACCATTCCAGGTTGTTCAATACTCAAAAGTTGTGTGGGaaagacggaaaaaaaaaataaatctaatggAGATATTTCCAGAAATTTTTCTAAACATGGCAGAGAGACTCCAAGAAGAAGGTTATTTTGTCTTTGAGAGAAAAGCTGATTAGTGTTATGTTTGGGTAACATCAAACATTGCACGTCATCAGAAACATACCATGTACGCCATGAAGCACAGTGGTGGCAGTAAGATGTCAGAGCGTAAAGGTTGTAAAGGTAGAGGGGAACGTGAATGTGGGAAATATTACAAAACTCAGCAGAATAATCTGACAGAAATGAGCAGAGGGTTCTTTAATTTACacaattatatttgtttttggagacttattttggtattttgcaGATTGCTTTTAGGGTGAACTTGTTTGGAAAGGCAGACATGGACATGTTGGTACATGTTTTGAATGTCCTCCACTTGTAGAGTTTTTCCCTTACAACTGACTTAAAATTTTTGTCAgacctctttttttccccctttcctGTCTGGTAGGCTGATACAATCTTTCTTCTGAGGGCCTCAAACAGCTTATTTGACCGAACAGTAGCATATATCTCACCTTTACAGTCAGAAGCTCATCAtattaaatatacaatttttgttatttcagatGGAAACAAATGTAGAAGAGTATTATTTTACCCTTtctcagaaaagttttttttttttttattagcttctcATTTTTAACGTCACAAAACTACATGGAGTTGAAGCAACATGTGAGCATAGTTATCATAGTTAACCAGACTGTGTGATGATTTGGCAGTGAAACAGGAAGGGTCCCCGTGTTTTTTCATGCGTTTTGTTTAATGAGATTTTACAAGAAGCTTAGAAGAATAGTAGATGGCTTTTTATGGGGAAACTAAAGCCAGGAAGCACAGctacagtgctttgcaaagtTAACAGGAATGATGTAAACTTGAgttatttcagaaataaatttgctcacactgttttttttgagtgtgtttttttaggCGTTTGCTCCATGACAACCGAGGAGATCTATGTCAGAGCCGGTGACCTGGTGATGCTGCAATGTGGAGAGTGTACATATGATGGTACTGTAGTGCTTTGGAAACTGGAGACTGGCCAGAAAACACAACTCTACAGCAACATGTCAGCATCTGAGCAGCAGCGGCTTGGTTTGGTTCTGTATCAGGACGACCTGGTGATTCTCAGTGCATCTTTAAACCATCAGGGGAATTACACATGTGTTCCTCTCAGGTACGACACATAAACTGATTCCTGTTCAACACAATCACGCcgcatatttattttaactgattCATTCTGTCCATATCATATTTAAATCTGTCATGATTATATCAAAAATatatcagataaaataaaaataacttggggaaaaaaaagctcttgtttttcaaattatgaCTTTGTTATAATGGGAAAAGCGATGGAAGCCTGGACtcatgtgaaaaagttattcataacattttgaaaaatgtaaaggtCAGTTTCACTAGCCTGTCTACTAACCCTGCTACTGTCAGGGTTGAACATAAACCAACACATCATGCTTCCGTCGGATGAGAAACAACGTCACTGACATCTCAGATAGGAAATGGTTACACATCAATTTCTGAGACTTGGGGACTCATGTGAACAACCTCCAGAGCCATTCTCCACAAATGAGGAGAATTTGGATGAGACATTGGTGTACCAATGATTGTGACCTTAAGCTAATATCCATCTTAGTTACATAGCAGGACAAGGATCCAAAGCACACCTACAAGTTTAGTACCAAATGACTGAGGAAAAAGATTTCTTTAAAGTGATCTATTCAAAATCcttagttaaataaaaactgagaaattgtCTTTTTATCTGATTCAGACTTGTTTAATACTCTGAAACAgctggaaaataattttcatcCTGACTTTGATGATTTACAGGAACAGCAGGTGCCAGATGGCGTTCAGGATTACAGTATACTCAGAGTCGTCCAGAGAGGTTGAGTTTGGAAACAGGTACAATCAAACATGTTACAAAAACCAAACCTGCGAACTGAACTGCCCTGAAGAAAACCTCCCCTGCAGCACTGCTTGGGAGCTGCTGGGAATCACATGGCACAAGGTACAATAATCATACAATTACTGCGGATGGGATTCGATTACATAACAGCAATAACCATGAATATTTAATGGTGCTTTTCTTACATTTCAgtattgtatgtatttttttttattgttcctgCTTTCCCAGGAGAATGGTGCAGTCTCAGATGATTTCTTCCCAAATGTTGATGTAGAAAAAAGTGGAGTCTACATCTGCACCAGGTCTTTCTTGTATTCTGGTCAGACATATAATGCCTCCTTCACAGTGGTACTTGATGTCCAGACAGGTATTAAAGGCCCTATATTTACCTGTTTAAGTGTTAATTAGTTAAAGGTTGAGTAATAAATGAGTGTTTTTTATGTGCAGGAAAGCCTCTGACAAACTTAGGAATCTATTCACCAAAGAATGGGAAAGTTTTTGAAGTAGAGCTTGGTGAGTTTATATTATTTGCAGCATTGAGATACAAATAGACAGTTTTGGGAGTTTTTTTGCATTATGCTATATTCaattctatcttttttttttttttttttttttccccaaggcAAAACAGCGGAGATTACTTGTACGGCACTCATCGATTCTAGCGACGGTTCACTCTTCTGGTTGAGAAATGATGAATTCGTGGAGAAAAACGACACCCTTCGCTATTTCTACAACGACACGATCTCAAAGTAAGAGCTGAACTCACGTTTCTGTGTGAAATCGAGTTGATATTACAAACTGATATGACAAACGCATTAATATCTTGATGACGTTCACCATTTCCTGTGCTTTCCAGGAACGCGTCATTGGATGACGTCATTTGGATGAGCGCAACTTTAGTCTTCAGAGAAGTGTTGGAAGAGGATCTCTCTGCAGAATTCAGATGTAAACTTGAAAGTGCTGAACTCACACATTTCATCTCAGTCACGTTGGATAAAACAGGTGTGTGAGTTTGTAAAcgtatctttttttctttgttttttttttttacaaatgtgcatcacagaacatttattttgatgtgGAAAATTAGTTTTGAAGTTGCTGTTCTAATTCCCTGCTGTTAACTGCAGCTGGCTCTTCATTTGTCATTCTAACTGCATGCGTCGCCTGCATTGTGGTGGTGATGGCTGTGATTGTTGCTACATATGTGAAGTTTAAAATTGACGTCACCCTCTTCCTAAGAGGCAAACTTGGCTCTAGTGGTTACCAGAGCAACACGTCaggtgaggtttttttttttgttttgttttgtttttgtgtttttactagAAAAGCAAACCTTGTAACAAAATGCAGCTAAATCAAGTCGACAAAAGcttcatgaaaataaaagagatGCCCTTAGTGTcaaaatcagacaaagaaaCTTGGAATGTATAGATTTTAGTTGTGTAAGTTGGCTAATATCAGCAGCACAAATTCCTATTATTGCATTGgaaaatttggtttaaaatctgaaaatgaagataaaaccCTTCTTAAAGTTACAAAGATAAGAGTACTGAAGAAATAATTATCTGTAAACTGTTCctgtttcagttcatttaacATGAAATTGATCTCTAAGTTAGGCATTGATGGGCTCCAGCTTCCCTTACAGCAGCGgctttttctttgtgttcagATGAAAGAAGCTACGATGCGTTTCTGATGTGCTACAAAAGCGTCACTGATGGAGGACTAAGTGAGGAAGACAGAAAATGCCTGGCGACTACTTTGGAGGATGAGTTTGGTTACAGCATCTGCCTGTATGATCGAGATGTTTCACCTGGTCAAGGTGAGCTGAAACGAAACACGGACTGTTGTATagtaaaattgtaatatttaccCTGTGCTCACGTCCTTTTGCAGCTATCGCTGAGGCCGTGTTGGACTGCATAGAGCAGAGCCGggctgtggttctggttcccaGCTTTCCAGATCCTGAACCAGGAAGTGCAGTGCTAAGCGCCATCCACACTTCTCTAGTGGAGCGGAAGACTCGCTTGATTTTCATAAACACAGAGCAGACGGCGGCGTCGAGATCAGGCTCGTTTCCAGAGGCTTTGCAGCTTCTGAGTAAAGCCGGGAATAGCGTCACCTGGAAGGGACGGCCGCCCTCCACCTCCTTCTGGAAGCAGCTGCGTTATCACTTACCGGCCCCACAGCAAACAccaaaaatgcaacttttatcaCAAGAATGCTAGGATGACGGGTGtggtggtggcgcaggggtaaAGTGCAACCCATGTACGGAGGCCTTATTCCTCGACTCGGCCATTGCGGGTTAGAGTCCCTGCCCGGTGACCTGTGCTGCATAGTTTACATCTTTTTCATAagccactttcctgtctgataACTGCTAAATAAATGCCACTTTTACAGCCAACAAGACCTTTAAAAAGAACGCTAGGATGATACCTGATACCACCTTTAGCAGAGCAAAGGGGCAGAACAGACAATCTGAAAAAGACTCTGTTTGGAGCTCCATTTATGGTCTTGACTTAAgactaaaactaaattaaaaatctatgaGTCCTAGATGAGTCTAAATGTAGATATAATACTAACACAAACATGAAGTGGCCATTATACTTATGTCTCAAGATGTTTAATCCTacagaaaatctgcaaattatgtttttgctaACGGATAAAAACTGTATGCTATTCAATAGTCAAacatttcttattgtttatgtaattcatattttctctgatttaattAGTAGTGctctgtttccttttgtttaaatgaaactgCCCTACAACTAAGAGACATTAGagaggtttttttgtttaaaacctcagaacagaaaagcagcaggaatCAATGTATCACTTTGAGTCATCCAAGTAATGGGATTTCATTACAATACTACTGAGTACTTGTGAATTTATCTGtcatgtgttttgttgttgctgcgtACATTAACACCTCAGCTTTTGCTTTCCGtctattttaaattcttttgcTAAGATTTCTTCTATATGTTCTCACTGGATCATAAATATCTAGTCAAGATAACTTTATTTCCACAAATGAAGTCCCAGAATTGTAAAATATGAAGAATGTGTGACTTTGCTCATTGTAACCTCTGTTTATACAAAAGCTGCAACAGACATGAAAAGTCTGAgacaaatgaaagttttttgAAAGAATATAGACATAATCTAATGGTGTTCTTTTTATATATCATGTTAATTTACAATTACTAATAATTTTGAATGTTGATTATTGATTAGTAAACACTTCCTGGAATAAAGTACATGCAATTTGTTTTCACCATTTACTATGATAAGTTTCTTACTTTCTACTGTTCATACCAATCTGAACCAAAATCTTTTCATATGCTGGTATTTATTCCAGTTGCTATGAAAGCGAGGCGAATATTGTACCTCAGGTCCAATCCAGTTCAGTGTGCGGCACAACATTGTTTACTGCTGCTGGCTCTTTGCCTGCCCTCTGAGCAAACCACAACAAAGAATGTCGCAATGGCCACAACACAccattaaagcaaaaaacacattttaagatcttaaaaaaaaagatctaagcTTCCCCAGGAAATAGATTTTACTCATCACCTTCTTgtaacttggtaaaactgtccCATAACTATGAGACATTAGAGGGTTCTttcatgcgtgtgtgtgtgcgtgcgtgcgtgcgtgcgtgcgtgcgtgcgtgcgtgcgtgcgtgcgtgcgtgtgtgtgtgtgtgtgtgtgtgggtgtgtgtgtgggtgtgcgggTGGGAGCAGGAGGGGGAGGTTTCCATTTAAGTCAATAGTTGTTGAATGTTGGTAGTAGCACCTTGGCGAGTGATGCCCTTCACAAACCTTACACCCTCTCCCTAGTTGtcatcttcttcctcctgaCATCAATCACCTTCTTGCTcatcttcagttttgtttaagtTATTTCCACAGTTATCTCCCGGTACTTCCCCTCCTGCACTCCTGTTAAACAACAATTCATCAGAAATGTAGCCAACCAAAAGACCACTGAGGCATTCAGGTCTTGATATTTGCCCCATTtagttttacacttttaatgaacCAAGAGTCTAATGATGTATCATAATAAAACCAGTTTATGTTACAGAGCaatatgaaaacattcaaaagacagaaaatattagcgttgcataaaataaatgtatattttgggtgtttaaaacaacatgctaaaatttaaagaagaaaatttattttcttcaactCTTCTAAATATTGCAAAGTCAAAAGCAAAGGCTGGATTTATTTACACAAAGCGTAAACGAATGATGGGTGATTTGAAACTTTTGCACAGCCGTGCAACGACTCCATGAGACCCTGAAGGTTAGAACATGATACTGGATGTGGTGAACTACTTCTTCAGAATAATCTTGCCTCGTTTGCTCAGACAATGCTGCTCGTCAGGGTAACAGAACAGATCTTATCAATCTGTTGTGCATTTCCATTTCTGCGCCAATACTTTATGAACATAGTACAAGTCAACGCCACTGAGTTTAAAGTTTCTGCACAAAAATGCACACGTGAAACTAAATTAGTCCCCGTACAAGAATCATCCAAATCTCAGAGACTAGTGCTGTTTGTGACTCACAGttagcataaaataaattaccttCTTCTGAAAATTGGTGTTAGACATGAGGCAGATTTTAGACTTTACAATCACAGGCCAAACATGTCACAAAGGTATTTAGGCAGCGATGTTAGATACAGTTTCAGAACACTAATTAATTTACATATACATTCTcaaatgtataaaagaaaaaaaaaatcttgctctattttaaaactatgaAATTAGACCACAAGTTTATACAAAGTTAATGTAGAAAAAGtattctgattaaaaatgatCTTATTTGTAATTCTTCTTGAATTTTAGTCatgttgattatttattttttaatttattgcataTGAAATTTTCTTCCCTAAATCGATtcctatttctgttttttagcCAAGTAAACATTATTTGTAAAGAACTTTGAATACAACAGGCACTGACCAAAGTGCTGAACAAAAAGAAGCGGAAATAAGATTCAAGAAAAATGTTGGAACAGGAAAATACAACatgaaatacaaaacagaatacatgtaaagaaaacaaaaataaaatgaaccaCTTACATCGGATTGAAAGCTAAGAAGAAGAGGTGGGtcttaaaatcagatttaaaagaGTAAGCAAAAAGGCTTTTCTAATTTGCAGTGGAAAAGCATTCATTGATTTTAGGAGACGCAACGGCACATCAGCACCGGAGGCACAGAAAACTCCCTCATTATATGGAAATCCAGCAGATGGTAATTAAGCCATGGAAACAAACTCTTTCACATAACTTTAGTGCCGTGCTCACGTGACATGATCTTAAAGCACATATCCTGACATTATCCTCTGAATTACACTGCATGGAGATGTAAAATGTGACaaggatgcaaaaaaaaacagatttgaatcAAGTGCTGCATTTGCATGCAGCAAGAAGCATTAGAAACGGTGGGGGTGATATAGGTCAGGTTTAGAGAAACCATTTCAAATAGGGCATGCAAGGTTAACCATAACTTACAGGTTTAAAGAAGCCCACCTGCTGCaagagaaaaactgcaaaaaaaatgtcttctttcttccgtttttgcttttgtgcttATCTCCAAAATgccaaacaaataatttcacaaaaccaaaaaaggACATCTCAACACCATATATATGTATActgaatatatataaatatatactgtTTACTTAGGAAGTGGCTACCATGTTAGATTTCATAGAAATCATGTTCAAAGACAAGCAAACAGGAAACAGTGCGTCAACCCACTACGAGCGCAGTTTGTCCTTTGAAAATAATACCACAAGATTCACCCCTCAAGAGAGAGGTCGAGAACGTTTAAGatgaagaagagaaaatatccaaagCATCACTTCTGGCTggtcttaaagaaaaaaaggaaagaattaGTGCGATGTAAAGATCTGCATTATCTTCCACCGACAAAATCAACAAGCCTGTGGTTTTGGAGACGGAGCATGCGAACCGGAATcgttctgttttactttttctttccaaCTATCGCAAAGGGTTGCTGTGGGAAAAATCGACAACAGAGGATTTTGACAGGTACTCATTCCAGCTTTTTATGAAAGTGCCTAAAGATTCAAAGCTAGCGTGCAGGAACTTGTAAACAACTGAACAATTTGGTCAAAGGAGCAAAAAGAGTTTGATGCAGCTGCAAAGCTCCTGTCTGCAGATCAGCCGTTTCATCACTACAAAGCTGTGGAGGGGGAAGTCTTTGTGATGCCATGCGATCCATCTGAGAAGTCCCCTGTGAAGAGAGCCGGCGCTGATGACGGCAAAGCATGTGGGGAAGAGTTTGTGGCTAAAGATGCTGGAGAAAACAGAAGCTTCACAGGGTAACTCACGTGGTCACTGTAACAACATTCATTTTAACTGAAAGCTAGAGTTTAACTCCATTCACTAAAGTGCCTTGAACGTTGGGTTCATGTTTATATGTTGCTCCTTAAAAACTTATGTTTTATTAGTCTACATACTAAAAGCATCTTGGTTAAAGTATTGTTGATCCCACCTCTCCAACTCGACTGTTGCTGCAGGTCAAATTCGACTCTGCAGGTCATCGCAAAAACCAGTTTGAGATGCTTCGAGCCTGAAGAGAGCAGCGTGATGCTGCTGGTTGACATTGGTGGTCGCATCCCCTGCCCCGGGCATGCCTGTTATAACAACACGGGTGTGGTTTGGTACAAGGTGAAGTACATACAAGTGCAAAGTAACAACTTCTCACAACACCCAAAACCACTTCATTGCAGAATccatttctgattgttttttacTACTGAGGTACTTCGCCATTGCTAAATGGGAACGGCGATGTGCTCCTAGGTCCCAACAGAAATTCACTCCTGTATGCCTTCTTGCAGAAAAACAGACCCGTATCTATAGCAAGAGACTCCTGTGTTGAAGACGGGGAGCTTCAACTCTGCACAGTCTACAGAGAGGATACGggtgtattttattgtgacagacgAATAACTGAGCAAGGAGTCGCGTGGGTCTTCAGGAGGGCCGTCCACGTTAAAGTCATACGTAAGACTTTTCGATATTTCTGCTATAATTTAAAAACCTAATCCGAAGGCGTTTCATGCATGTGCCACAGTGAATCACACTCATTTTAAgatcaaagaaacaaaagtctcAAAGTTTTGATTTATCACTCAGCACCTCCTCTGTACTGCAAACCGGACATACTGCTCACACCTGTTCTACGAACGCACAAAATgtgcactgaaaaaacacaaagtcacagtTCTGCAAAATACAATAGACAAAGCAAATAAGTCTTACGTTTTTGCCATGTCATTCAACAATGAATTGACAGATGCATGCAACAACTGCGTtcaagcagaaacattttctgggtCTCTTCAACATAAATTTCCATGTCCTCCTATGCCTTTCAAGCAACACTCCATTTAAAGGATTGCATTTTATGCATGCATCCACTTGTAAGCAGGTGCAGAATCATTTTTCAATGGATTCCAAGAACTTCAAAAACCTTTACAGTTTATAAAGTTAAGAGTCTTCATTATATGGGCAGTATGTTGCATTACCCCCCAAATACAGCAGCGGTTTTTCTAGACCACCCAGTGAGAGACATGTTCCTcataactgtttgtttttatttccccccaACCAATAAATTAGTTTGCTGAAACTAGGAGGCGTCTTCTGCAGAAAGTGGTCGACTGTTTGTGTGGTTGCTGGAGCCTTTGCTCTGCTGTGGTAGATGTGTGGTGtcagaaatacattaaatatacGTATTAAATATTATATATCATATTTTATTGGATAAATGCGcatcatctaaaaaaaatagtacCTTCATAAGCTTTTAAAATCAGGTGTAttggtaaaaaatatatattaatgaaCAGTCAGTCTTTAGTTCTGAAGCAGAGAGGAAGTTTCAGATATGCAAGATTCAGTTTTTCCACTGTTAGCGAGAGCGCTCATGCTC
This genomic window contains:
- the LOC103462015 gene encoding interleukin-18 receptor 1-like, producing MFLLLLFLAFISGVCSMTTEEIYVRAGDLVMLQCGECTYDGTVVLWKLETGQKTQLYSNMSASEQQRLGLVLYQDDLVILSASLNHQGNYTCVPLRNSRCQMAFRITVYSESSREVEFGNRYNQTCYKNQTCELNCPEENLPCSTAWELLGITWHKENGAVSDDFFPNVDVEKSGVYICTRSFLYSGQTYNASFTVVLDVQTGKPLTNLGIYSPKNGKVFEVELGKTAEITCTALIDSSDGSLFWLRNDEFVEKNDTLRYFYNDTISKNASLDDVIWMSATLVFREVLEEDLSAEFRCKLESAELTHFISVTLDKTAGSSFVILTACVACIVVVMAVIVATYVKFKIDVTLFLRGKLGSSGYQSNTSDERSYDAFLMCYKSVTDGGLSEEDRKCLATTLEDEFGYSICLYDRDVSPGQAIAEAVLDCIEQSRAVVLVPSFPDPEPGSAVLSAIHTSLVERKTRLIFINTEQTAASRSGSFPEALQLLSKAGNSVTWKGRPPSTSFWKQLRYHLPAPQQTPKMQLLSQEC